A region of the Scatophagus argus isolate fScaArg1 chromosome 6, fScaArg1.pri, whole genome shotgun sequence genome:
TAAGGAACAAaccaaatgtgttttgcaaCCTTCAAATGAATGATTGTACTATTTATTTAGAATAATAAGAGGGgagtttgtgtcttttgtttgcaGAATCCTCTTTGAACCTCTTTGTGGTGCTCCTACTAATGCTAATTAAATATTTGACCATACTTTATTTTCAGCTTCctgacagacttttttttttttagttgctCTTGATAAACAGCAGCTCTGATACCAGATGGAGAGGGAAACGATCTGTGGAGACTGTAACATGGTGTTTCGCTCCGCCGGGCTGCTTGAGAAACACAAAGCACTGCTCTGCGTTGGGAGCAGGGCAGGACGCTCTCGGGTGCAAAGACACAGCTCTGAACTGCTCATGAGAGACAAACCTGGAAGTGTGGACCTTAAACGAACAAGAACGCCTGACCTTGTTCAGGTAAGTCATACTGATCTGGTAAATTGGAGCAGAGCAGGTGCCTTATGTGAACAATCCCTACTTTATGTGAAACCTCAAAATGTGAGCACTTGTGAATGTGGGTGAAAATGCAACAAATATTAGTTGTATTATTAGTATAACAAACATCTCATTTTGCAGGAGATGCACATTAAGCGTTGTTATATATTTGTTAAAGGTTTTATAATATTAAGTCTCTCCACAAAGTTCAGAATTGCTGTTGTAGCAGGTTTCTGTTTATAATGTtgatgcactatatagacaaaggtattcaGACAGGGGCTGGAGAAACACAtcaacatcttgtggaaagccttcccagaagctgttaaagctgcaaagctgtttgtgtatttagaatgtgaagtcattaaagtgcctgttggTATATAAtggtcccaatacttttgtctatattgtgtgGGTCAAAAAAAATTTGTGGCAGTGagtttgattttattcagaTAGCATTTCACTTAGATAGAATGGACAGAAGTCAGTTCTGTTCATGGGTGGATGCTCTACGAGAGAAGAGATTAGAACTGATGTGTGGGGAATCTCATGTCACGGAGAGCCACAAACAGAAGCGATGGGGAACGCTGCCCtcgtctttgtgtgtgtagctgACAGGTCGCCACAGGAACACGACCAGAGGGAGGAGTGTCGATGCCAAACCAAAGCCGGCGAGAGCAGAGGACATACCAGCAGCCAGTCACACAGAGAGCGCCGCTCTACGAGATCTCACGGATGAGGTGAAACTGAATGGACCGAACTTCATCCTGCAGCCATAGCAAACATCTAGACACAaaacaagtgacaaaaaaagaagcatttttcagctgtgatttgtTATTGTTCTACTAAAGTTTCTTCACAATAACGGAATGGGGATGAAGGTGTCAGGGCAACGGtttacttgttcattttaactgtCATTTTATCAAGCACTGCAGGCATTTTATGGTCTTTGATGAAAAATTCATGTTTGAATATCATTATGTCAGTCAAGACACATTGGAAAAAGTAGAGTGCtacaaatatacatacacacaccaaaatgCTTTAAACTCTTGGGAGTATTCATATTGAATGTAAAACAGGTTCTCTTTTCTGACTTTCAGTTTCACAAGTTGAGGGTGTCCATTGAAGAAAATCTGTCCAACTGGTCGAAAAGGCCTGCAGATCCTGAGGTGGACTCAatgtttcttctgtcttcttcttcttctgtcttatTTCTCATGcagtcttttccttttcaccCTTATTCCTCTGAACCTTTCGTCCTATGGTACTTGGTGAGCACTTTAGTCATGTCATGCACATTTCTTCTATGTTGTAAAATCTCTTAAATAATCCATTAAGTCATCGTCCAGTGGTGTCACAATGAGTCACAGGTCACTCTGAACTAAAACCAGTACAAGACAAGAGTGCGTTTTTATGACGCTGGGTCTCAGGGtgacaaaagaaatgaattacTTTGCTCCGGGATGTAATGTGTTTAACAGCCAATGCTGTACATGAGTCATCTATAAACGTGGCGTTCTTTAGGGCGATGGGTGTCAGCTGGGACACAGCGAGAGACTGAAGGAGATGAGGGAAATGGCGACGCTCCATGAGCGCCAACTGGCCCTGATACGAGGTCACAaccagcagctggagcagcagagagatggtGAGGAACAAATGGAATAAACTACCGAATGTAATCCAGATATCCTCATCATAAAAAtctaagcatgtgtgtgtgtgtgtgtgtgtgtgtgtgtgtgtgtgtgtgtgtgtgtgtgtgtgtgtcagagctggCCCATCAGGTAAGTGTCCTGTCTGAGCAGAGCAGCACGACTCACCTGGAGAGTCTGTTGATGGAGctcagagagcaggaggagagaaatggGGAGACGCTGCAACAACTCGCCGAACATCTCCATCTACTACAGTAAGTGTGTACAAGTACATTGTATGTGTActaatgttaatgtaaaatgtCCTTATCATGAGACTAAATCCTTTCCTCAAGCAACAATTACATtcaaatttaaagtaaaaataataccagtaaaatacacacaaaagataaacagacaaagaaaagaagtcaGACAGCATTCAGAACcgtgtttggtttttgttcttTCGTTGGGATTTGTTGATAATAAGAAAGATATAAAATGAAGCCAACTTATTCTTTCAGTACAAGTACTTACAATAATACACAAGCACAATACAAGGGTAAAAGTACACAGAGAGTGAGCAGTGTTCAGCAGTGACTGTTGAACTCGGATCAAACCTGACTGCCAGAGCAGGCTAAGATACAGCAAAgagtttatttgatgtgtatttATTAGGGTGAATTACATCAGCACAGATTCACACAAAAAGAAACGACTGCTTCTGTTGTGTTCTGCCCTTCCAagatgaatatttaatgatgtgtgttttttttccagctgcttGATGACTCAGAGTGTCGGTTATGTATTTCATTATGCCTAAGTAGTTCCTCATTGCAACATTTGCGATAGAATAAACTGAAATTCCTAATTTGAGGTGGACCACGGCTGGGAAACTTTTCATAGATGCTGCAATTTGATCTAATTTAGATGATCtactgtgttttctctttctttttagtGTGCGAGGGATTTCTGTACCCGTTGATCAGACGGAACCACGCGAGGATAAAATGATGCATCATGACAGCTTTGAGCTCATTTCTTGTGCAAATGGCCCTCTCTCTACCCAGATAAAGTATGCTCCCAAATCCATTAAGTCAtttatttaatacttttttggaagaaaacacaagatggagtgcaggtttttttttgtttccccctTTGTCTGGTTGCTGCTGAAAAAATCATACTGCATTCATGTGAATATGAATTAGTCCCACTGAGCTGCCTGGTTAAATGAGGGTAACTCAGGTGTCTTTGTTGCAGAGCCCTGCGGCAGGCGTACATGCGGTCAGGTGGGTCAGATCCAGCCATTGTGGCACAAATGATTGACCTGCAAGCAGAGGCCCAAAGTCTGGAGAAGAGCCAAGCAGTGGCAGCCGGCAGGAGTAAGACTCATGATGaatgaagaacagaaaatatgTGGTGCTCGACACTGTATGATTCTCAGTCATCACAGCTGTGCTCAGTGGAGCCTGCATTAAGTTCATTCAGCTCAATTTTTCCACTCTAAAAGCTGATTTCCTCCACTGACTCCATGTTTGTTAGACATTTATTCATGCACACTCCAGACTAATGACAAAAAACTGAGGGTAATTAGCTTTTTGGCACTTAGCCACATTTCTGTTGTCCTCGTGGCCAGAGCTGAAGCCTCCTCAGCGGGGACCGAGCTGCGAGCTGCTGGCTGTGGAGCAGGAGAACCggaagctggaggaggagatccTCAGGATTCAGCTGGCCAGAGGGCGACACCATAACTATGAAGGTTGGCGAGTTCTCAC
Encoded here:
- the ccdc17 gene encoding coiled-coil domain-containing protein 17, translated to MERETICGDCNMVFRSAGLLEKHKALLCVGSRAGRSRVQRHSSELLMRDKPGSVDLKRTRTPDLVQLTGRHRNTTRGRSVDAKPKPARAEDIPAASHTESAALRDLTDEFHKLRVSIEENLSNWSKRPADPEGDGCQLGHSERLKEMREMATLHERQLALIRGHNQQLEQQRDELAHQVSVLSEQSSTTHLESLLMELREQEERNGETLQQLAEHLHLLHVRGISVPVDQTEPREDKMMHHDSFELISCANGPLSTQIKALRQAYMRSGGSDPAIVAQMIDLQAEAQSLEKSQAVAAGRKLKPPQRGPSCELLAVEQENRKLEEEILRIQLARGRHHNYEALMTEFELIQRENLMQIPSLQAAMERSKEAPRPRRQPPPPPPPPPHPLPLQTSTHIHAPLSLLQARSFSSPPGRCMLDSLDCLGPAPYDPEAGFIVFYDLVLGVNVSLRALRLVTALYSEGQEVGPPTPLPPVRCLPGESQPYTQSLNPGNYAFLSIKQPVPRIQPSPSLSLVVEVQAAKDLDVHGHEVFKLVSHGWTQMDLFDQYNQLRSGHWRVPVRSLPIRPSLGLAQLNSVPQVDSMELCIRLVNGRDGHIQTLAKPDPTSNNHYKYPAVVPPHPATVHGNAVLPALVDPHTTEVNQLSFLPSTDHQEPPPTDEASQELERTRTP